In Mastigocladopsis repens PCC 10914, a single window of DNA contains:
- a CDS encoding RNA recognition motif domain-containing protein — translation MSIYVGNLSYSVTQDDLTKVFSEYGTVTRVQLPTDRETGRSRGFAFVEMESETAESAAINALDGAEWMGRALKVNKARPREEKNSRSSSGSWGRSTNSGYSSRRY, via the coding sequence ATGTCAATTTACGTAGGGAACCTATCCTACAGCGTCACACAAGACGACCTCACTAAGGTATTTTCTGAGTATGGTACCGTAACGCGCGTTCAACTACCCACTGACAGGGAAACAGGTCGCTCCCGGGGTTTTGCTTTTGTAGAAATGGAATCAGAAACGGCAGAGTCAGCTGCTATTAACGCTCTAGATGGTGCCGAGTGGATGGGTCGCGCTCTGAAAGTCAACAAAGCAAGACCACGGGAGGAAAAAAATAGTCGCTCTAGCAGCGGTAGCTGGGGTAGAAGCACTAACAGTGGATATTCTAGTAGACGATATTAA
- a CDS encoding HD family phosphohydrolase — protein MKTQQFFQSLTQKLTFWRRQYKVLRRHVHLSKISAKDGYSIVRASSSMTQSVKDKNGIYPVGSRWVRGKRSPIVFAIVVVFLTGVMGQKLYNQPQLQVGTVAPQTMKAPATARIENKKKTEEIRKTATTSSLPLLMVDARINAEIKQNLQQILEEGNEIRTPVGSFPFFDTFVLSVSTQRYLRSCSHWEWQALLLSVENTGKQKLGLLTQKQKSQKFSVLASPQLIVSTSHQASIHPPVSASYATKDSKNDFQNPDFTQAVAELEAYRQTTSQQKLSSLIAQIAKVRQRYAQAKTKLTQIKTAKPETVYDETSLIDLSDEDWAKTQVGIQQSVKRILTQGISPGLPPNILQDAVSLQVQTLVPKDAEPLATQLLLAVLKPNLKKDELRTQLMAAKAAAEVEPVMVTVHKGEVIVHLGQTITAWNFDVLEHYHLIEREIHWLGLIELGSAVSGCVGVFAFVERRIRCRLRHSDRLLVLLLTLSVPLVLMMGTRYTTWSAVGLLLGSFYGPTLGVTVIGLLSLLLPISLEMSKIALLAGASGGFLGSCVAQKLRSREELALLSVAIASTEGGVYLILKLLVSAAFGIPSYYIILQETALFALSGLVWSIVGMGLSPYLEKLFDLVTPIRLAELANPNRPLLKRLATETPGTFQHTLFVATLAEAAAKQLGCNVELVRAGTLYHDIGKMHDPMAFIENQMGEPNKHDTEIKDPWISAEIIKKHVSEGLVMARKHSLPSSIQAFIPEHQGTMQIAYFYHQAQQMALSDPSLKVNEADFRYDGPIPQSRETAIVMLADTCEAALRSLRDATPEKALAMLNNILRARWQDNQLVDSGLTREEMSQIAEIFVQVWQQFHHKRIAYPKLRGHGTGDREQETVRE, from the coding sequence ATGAAAACGCAGCAATTTTTTCAGTCCTTGACCCAGAAATTGACTTTCTGGCGGCGACAGTACAAAGTACTACGCCGTCATGTGCATTTATCAAAAATAAGTGCCAAAGACGGATACTCAATAGTAAGAGCGTCAAGCTCAATGACACAATCGGTCAAAGATAAAAATGGTATTTACCCAGTCGGTTCGCGTTGGGTGAGAGGAAAGCGTTCCCCCATTGTTTTCGCGATCGTCGTTGTCTTTCTGACAGGGGTTATGGGGCAGAAGTTATACAACCAACCCCAATTGCAAGTGGGGACAGTCGCGCCACAGACGATGAAAGCACCAGCAACTGCAAGAATTGAGAATAAGAAAAAAACCGAGGAAATACGCAAAACCGCAACCACAAGCTCCTTACCATTGCTCATGGTAGATGCACGAATCAATGCAGAAATTAAGCAAAATTTACAACAGATTCTGGAAGAGGGTAACGAAATTCGTACCCCTGTAGGGTCTTTTCCTTTTTTTGATACTTTCGTTTTATCCGTCTCTACCCAGCGTTACCTACGCTCCTGTTCCCATTGGGAATGGCAAGCACTACTGTTATCTGTAGAAAATACTGGTAAGCAGAAGCTAGGACTGTTAACTCAAAAGCAGAAGAGTCAAAAATTTTCTGTCTTAGCATCACCGCAACTGATTGTCTCCACATCACACCAAGCGTCAATACATCCCCCAGTTTCAGCTTCTTACGCAACTAAAGACTCAAAAAATGATTTCCAAAACCCAGACTTTACACAAGCAGTGGCGGAATTAGAAGCTTACCGCCAAACAACTTCCCAGCAAAAGTTATCCTCACTCATCGCTCAAATTGCAAAAGTACGGCAGAGATACGCTCAAGCAAAGACCAAACTGACACAGATCAAAACTGCTAAACCAGAAACAGTGTACGATGAAACATCCCTCATAGACTTGTCAGATGAGGATTGGGCGAAAACCCAAGTGGGAATCCAGCAAAGTGTCAAGCGAATTCTTACCCAAGGTATTTCACCCGGACTACCGCCAAACATTCTCCAAGATGCAGTCAGCCTACAAGTGCAGACGTTGGTACCAAAAGACGCCGAACCCTTGGCTACCCAACTTTTGTTAGCCGTACTTAAGCCAAATCTTAAAAAAGATGAATTAAGAACGCAACTTATGGCTGCAAAGGCAGCTGCTGAGGTAGAACCCGTGATGGTCACTGTACACAAAGGTGAGGTGATTGTCCACCTGGGACAGACGATTACCGCATGGAACTTTGACGTACTGGAGCATTATCACCTGATTGAGCGCGAAATTCATTGGCTGGGATTGATAGAGTTAGGGAGCGCTGTCAGTGGGTGTGTTGGTGTTTTTGCCTTTGTAGAACGGCGAATTAGATGCCGATTGCGGCACAGCGATCGCCTGTTGGTGTTGCTGCTCACCCTAAGTGTACCACTGGTACTGATGATGGGTACACGGTATACCACCTGGAGCGCCGTGGGTTTATTGTTAGGTAGCTTCTACGGACCAACTTTGGGCGTGACTGTGATTGGGCTGCTGTCGCTCCTGCTACCCATAAGTCTAGAAATGAGTAAAATTGCGCTTTTGGCGGGTGCATCTGGGGGATTTTTGGGCAGTTGCGTAGCACAAAAGTTGCGATCGCGTGAGGAATTAGCACTTCTTAGTGTTGCGATCGCCTCAACAGAGGGTGGTGTTTACTTGATCCTCAAGCTCTTGGTGAGTGCAGCTTTTGGCATTCCTTCGTACTACATCATCCTACAAGAAACTGCATTATTTGCTTTATCGGGCTTAGTGTGGAGCATCGTGGGGATGGGGTTGAGTCCTTATCTAGAAAAACTATTTGATTTAGTAACCCCAATCCGTTTAGCAGAACTAGCCAACCCCAACCGTCCCTTATTGAAAAGACTGGCGACTGAAACTCCCGGAACCTTTCAGCATACCTTATTTGTCGCTACCCTTGCCGAAGCAGCTGCCAAACAACTAGGATGCAATGTCGAACTTGTAAGAGCAGGCACATTATACCACGATATTGGTAAAATGCACGACCCCATGGCATTTATTGAAAATCAAATGGGGGAACCGAATAAACACGATACAGAAATTAAAGACCCCTGGATCAGTGCGGAAATTATCAAAAAGCACGTTAGTGAAGGCTTGGTGATGGCACGGAAGCACAGTTTACCATCCTCAATTCAAGCTTTTATTCCAGAACATCAGGGAACGATGCAAATTGCCTATTTCTATCACCAAGCACAGCAAATGGCGCTCTCGGATCCTAGTTTAAAAGTCAACGAGGCAGATTTTCGCTACGATGGTCCAATTCCCCAGTCACGAGAAACCGCCATCGTCATGTTAGCAGATACCTGCGAAGCGGCGCTGCGATCGCTTAGAGACGCCACTCCAGAAAAAGCCCTGGCAATGTTAAATAATATTCTTCGTGCTAGATGGCAAGACAATCAACTGGTAGATTCTGGGTTAACACGAGAGGAAATGAGCCAAATTGCTGAAATTTTCGTGCAAGTTTGGCAGCAATTCCACCATAAGCGCATTGCTTACCCAAAGTTAAGAGGACACGGTACAGGTGACAGGGAACAGGAGACAGTGAGAGAGTAG
- the aroQ gene encoding type II 3-dehydroquinate dehydratase encodes MQPLSILVLHGPNLNLLGQREPGIYGSLTLAEINRSLEEEGAKLQAKVFPLQSNHEGILVDAIHEALGQHHGVIINAGAYTHTSVALRDAIAGVNLPTVEVHLSNIYRREEFRHHSYIAPVAIGQISGFGAQSYLLGLQALVYHLRKS; translated from the coding sequence TTGCAACCCTTAAGCATTCTGGTGCTGCATGGACCAAACCTGAATTTGCTGGGACAGCGAGAACCAGGAATATATGGTTCCCTAACCTTGGCTGAAATTAATCGCTCCTTAGAAGAAGAAGGAGCAAAACTACAGGCGAAAGTGTTTCCCTTGCAGTCAAATCATGAGGGTATTCTGGTAGATGCTATTCATGAGGCATTAGGGCAACATCACGGAGTTATCATCAATGCAGGGGCATACACTCACACAAGTGTGGCGTTACGAGATGCGATCGCTGGTGTTAACTTGCCTACAGTAGAAGTACATTTGAGTAACATCTATCGTCGGGAAGAGTTCCGTCATCATTCCTATATAGCCCCAGTAGCAATCGGTCAAATTAGTGGTTTTGGGGCACAAAGTTATTTATTAGGCTTGCAGGCACTGGTATATCATTTACGAAAATCATGA
- the topA gene encoding type I DNA topoisomerase, producing the protein MSTLVIVESPTKARTIRNYLPKGFRVEASMGHVRDLPQSASEIPATVKGEKWAQLGVNVDADFEPLYVVPKDKKKIVTQLKDALKEADELILATDEDREGESISWHLHQLLKPKVPTKRMVFHEITSDAIKKALKNCRNIDEQLVRAQETRRILDRLVGYTLSPLLWKKIAWGLSAGRVQSVAVRVLVTRERQRRAFRQGSYWDLKATLTPADSPKQSFTSQLVTLGGTRLANGGDFDPATGQIPADRNVVLLNQAQAEALTERLTGKTWKVTDIEERPVTRKPAPPFTTSTLQQESNRKLRLSARDTMRIAQNLYEQGYITYMRTDSVHLSDQAIAAARDCVEKLYGKDYLSPQPRQYTTKSKGAQEAHEAIRPAGSSFRTPQETGLSGREFQLYDLIWKRTVATQMADSRQTQIIVQLLVEDAGFRSSGKRIDFPGYLRAYVEGSDDPEAALEDQEVILPNLKVGDSPNCTDLEAVGHETQPPARYTEATLVKTLESEGIGRPSTYASIIGTIIDKGYAQLVSNALIPTFTAFAVTELLEKHFPDVVDPSFTSKMEQTLDDIASGEAAWLPYLKEFYLGDKGLETLVKEQENQIDANVARTVELENLDAKVRIGKYGAYLEKENGDGVVTASIPKDLTPADLDPQKVETILRQKTVGPEQLGRHPETGEPIYVLIGPYGPYVQLGDKSEENPKPKQASLPKGITPENVTLEQAVGLLSLPRKLGVHPATGAEIQANLGRFGPYVVHNQSGEKDYRSLKAGDNILTISLERALELLSEPKKGRSSTSSKSKAALRELGSHPEDGEPVNIYNGPYGPYIKHGKTNVSIPEGQSVEDMTLASALELLATKASTTKSTRKTTSKSANSNSKSTTKSSTTTGKKK; encoded by the coding sequence ATGTCAACTCTCGTCATCGTTGAATCTCCGACCAAAGCTCGTACCATTCGCAACTACCTGCCAAAAGGCTTTCGGGTGGAAGCATCTATGGGTCATGTGCGTGACCTTCCTCAGTCGGCTAGTGAAATTCCCGCTACTGTAAAGGGGGAGAAGTGGGCGCAGCTCGGGGTAAATGTAGACGCCGACTTTGAACCACTGTATGTCGTCCCTAAAGATAAAAAGAAAATTGTCACTCAGCTCAAAGACGCCCTCAAAGAAGCAGATGAACTGATTTTGGCAACGGACGAAGACCGGGAAGGTGAAAGCATTAGTTGGCATTTACACCAGTTGCTCAAACCAAAAGTTCCAACAAAGCGGATGGTGTTTCACGAAATTACCTCTGACGCCATCAAAAAAGCTTTGAAAAACTGCCGCAACATTGATGAACAGTTGGTTCGCGCCCAAGAAACGCGGCGGATTTTGGACAGACTTGTGGGCTATACCCTGTCTCCCCTGCTGTGGAAAAAAATCGCCTGGGGATTATCTGCTGGGCGCGTACAGTCTGTTGCTGTACGGGTCTTAGTCACCCGGGAACGCCAACGTCGTGCTTTCCGCCAAGGTTCATACTGGGATTTGAAAGCAACGTTAACCCCTGCTGATTCTCCCAAGCAGTCATTTACTTCCCAACTGGTAACACTGGGAGGAACAAGGCTGGCGAATGGTGGTGACTTCGATCCCGCCACAGGGCAAATACCCGCTGATCGCAATGTCGTCTTGCTTAATCAGGCGCAAGCAGAAGCCCTCACCGAACGGCTGACCGGGAAAACCTGGAAAGTCACAGACATCGAGGAACGCCCTGTGACGCGTAAACCCGCGCCGCCCTTTACCACCTCGACCCTGCAACAAGAATCTAACCGGAAACTGCGCCTTAGCGCACGGGACACGATGCGGATTGCCCAGAATTTGTACGAACAGGGGTACATTACCTATATGCGTACAGATTCGGTGCATTTGTCCGATCAGGCGATCGCCGCTGCTCGTGACTGTGTGGAAAAACTTTACGGTAAAGATTACCTTAGCCCCCAACCCAGGCAATACACCACCAAATCTAAAGGCGCACAAGAAGCACACGAAGCTATTCGCCCGGCGGGTAGCAGCTTCCGAACTCCTCAAGAAACTGGCTTAAGTGGTCGGGAGTTCCAGCTGTACGACTTAATTTGGAAGCGCACCGTCGCTACCCAAATGGCAGACTCTCGCCAAACTCAAATCATCGTGCAACTGCTAGTGGAAGATGCTGGTTTTCGCTCCTCAGGCAAACGCATTGACTTTCCGGGGTACTTGCGTGCTTATGTGGAAGGTTCTGACGACCCAGAAGCAGCGCTGGAAGACCAAGAGGTCATCTTGCCTAACCTAAAAGTGGGAGATAGTCCCAACTGTACTGATTTAGAAGCAGTTGGTCACGAAACCCAACCCCCTGCGAGATACACCGAAGCAACTTTGGTGAAAACTCTAGAAAGCGAAGGCATTGGGCGTCCCAGCACCTACGCCAGCATTATTGGCACCATTATTGATAAAGGTTATGCCCAATTGGTGAGTAACGCTCTCATACCCACCTTCACCGCTTTTGCCGTCACGGAACTGTTGGAAAAACACTTCCCCGATGTCGTTGATCCCAGCTTTACCTCCAAGATGGAGCAAACCTTAGATGACATTGCTAGTGGTGAAGCTGCGTGGCTACCCTACCTCAAGGAATTCTATTTAGGAGACAAAGGTCTAGAAACCCTGGTTAAGGAACAGGAAAACCAAATTGATGCAAATGTTGCCCGGACAGTGGAACTGGAAAACCTAGATGCCAAAGTCCGCATTGGGAAATATGGTGCTTATTTGGAAAAGGAGAATGGTGATGGTGTTGTCACCGCTTCCATTCCCAAAGACTTGACTCCTGCAGACCTTGACCCTCAAAAGGTAGAAACCATACTGCGGCAAAAAACCGTAGGTCCCGAACAGCTCGGTCGTCATCCCGAAACGGGTGAACCGATTTATGTGCTCATTGGTCCTTACGGTCCTTACGTCCAGTTGGGTGACAAGTCCGAGGAAAACCCTAAACCTAAACAAGCCTCCTTGCCTAAAGGAATAACGCCGGAAAACGTCACCCTTGAGCAGGCTGTTGGTCTGTTGTCTCTACCCCGAAAACTGGGGGTTCATCCAGCCACCGGCGCTGAAATCCAAGCAAATTTGGGACGCTTTGGACCTTACGTTGTTCATAACCAAAGTGGTGAAAAAGACTATCGGTCTCTCAAAGCAGGGGATAATATATTGACAATTTCTTTGGAACGTGCATTGGAGTTGTTGTCTGAGCCGAAAAAAGGACGCAGTAGCACCAGCAGCAAATCTAAGGCAGCTTTGCGGGAATTGGGTTCTCACCCAGAGGACGGCGAACCAGTCAATATCTACAATGGTCCCTATGGACCTTACATTAAGCACGGCAAAACTAATGTGAGTATCCCAGAAGGTCAATCAGTGGAAGATATGACCCTTGCTTCAGCGCTTGAGTTGTTGGCAACCAAAGCATCAACGACAAAATCTACTCGCAAAACAACGAGTAAATCAGCGAATTCTAACTCTAAATCAACCACAAAGTCGTCAACCACCACTGGCAAAAAAAAATGA
- a CDS encoding NAD(P)H-quinone oxidoreductase subunit N has protein sequence MDFANLASQLNAGTILPEGIVIVTLLAVLIVDLILGRTSSRWIGYLAIAGLLASIVALYFEWDNTNPISFGGAFNGDDLSIVFRGIVALSAAVTILMSIRYVEQSGTALAEFIAILLTATLGGMFLSGASELVMIFISLETLSISSYLLTGYTKRDPRSNEAALKYLLIGASSTAVFLYGASLLYGLSGGETQLSAIANGIAISGFGQSLGLVIALVFVIAGIGFKISAAPFHQWTPDVYEGAPTPVIAFLSVGSKAAGFALAIRLLTTAFPLVAEEWKFVFTALAVLSMVLGNVVALAQTSMKRMLAYSSIGQAGFVMIGLVAGTQAGYSSMVFYLLVYLFMNLCGFTCVILFSLRTGTDQIVEYSGLYQKDPLLTLGLSISLLSLGGIPPLAGFFGKIYLFWAGWQAGQYGLVLLGLITTVVSIYYYIRVVRMMVVKEPHEMSDVVKNYPEVRWNLPGYRPLQVGLVVTLIATSIAGILSNPLFTLANNSIAHTSILQPTAVVTTQVSAMNNE, from the coding sequence ATGGATTTTGCTAATCTTGCATCCCAGTTGAATGCTGGAACGATTTTGCCAGAGGGGATTGTGATTGTCACCCTCTTGGCGGTTTTAATCGTTGATTTGATTTTAGGGCGGACATCCTCGCGCTGGATTGGATATCTAGCAATTGCAGGTTTACTTGCTTCTATAGTCGCCCTCTACTTTGAATGGGATAATACAAATCCCATCTCCTTTGGCGGTGCCTTTAATGGTGATGACCTGAGTATCGTCTTTCGCGGTATCGTGGCATTGTCTGCCGCTGTCACCATTTTGATGTCGATTCGCTACGTTGAACAAAGTGGTACTGCATTAGCCGAATTCATAGCGATTTTGCTAACTGCGACCCTGGGAGGAATGTTTTTATCAGGGGCTAGTGAGTTGGTGATGATTTTCATCTCTCTAGAAACCTTGAGTATCTCCTCCTATTTGCTCACAGGTTACACCAAGCGTGATCCCCGCTCTAATGAAGCGGCGTTGAAATACCTATTGATTGGCGCTTCCAGTACAGCAGTGTTTTTGTATGGAGCTTCGCTGCTGTACGGTTTATCGGGTGGAGAAACTCAATTGAGTGCGATCGCCAATGGAATAGCCATATCTGGTTTTGGTCAATCTCTAGGTTTGGTGATTGCTCTAGTTTTCGTAATTGCAGGTATTGGCTTCAAAATCTCCGCTGCACCCTTCCACCAGTGGACACCAGACGTTTATGAAGGCGCACCCACTCCAGTGATTGCCTTTTTATCAGTCGGTTCCAAAGCAGCTGGGTTTGCCTTAGCCATTCGCTTGCTCACAACAGCCTTCCCCCTCGTTGCTGAGGAATGGAAGTTTGTCTTCACCGCCCTCGCCGTCCTGAGTATGGTGTTGGGTAACGTAGTCGCCCTCGCCCAAACCAGCATGAAAAGGATGCTGGCATATTCTTCCATTGGTCAAGCTGGCTTCGTCATGATTGGCTTAGTCGCTGGGACACAAGCAGGATATTCCAGCATGGTATTTTACCTGCTGGTCTACCTGTTCATGAACCTGTGCGGCTTTACCTGCGTGATTCTGTTCTCCCTGCGGACAGGAACAGACCAAATTGTGGAATACTCTGGTTTGTACCAAAAAGACCCACTCCTGACTTTGGGGTTAAGCATTTCCCTACTATCCTTGGGTGGTATTCCGCCACTAGCTGGATTCTTCGGGAAAATTTACTTGTTCTGGGCTGGTTGGCAGGCTGGACAATACGGGTTAGTCTTGCTGGGGTTAATTACCACGGTCGTCTCCATCTACTACTACATCCGCGTAGTCAGGATGATGGTGGTTAAGGAACCTCATGAAATGTCCGATGTGGTGAAGAATTATCCCGAAGTGCGTTGGAATTTGCCTGGGTATAGACCTTTGCAGGTGGGATTGGTCGTCACATTAATCGCCACTTCCATCGCTGGGATTTTGTCAAATCCGCTCTTTACACTGGCTAACAATTCCATCGCTCATACCTCAATTTTGCAACCAACAGCAGTTGTGACCACTCAAGTAAGTGCAATGAACAACGAGTAA
- a CDS encoding ADP-ribosylglycohydrolase family protein: MRYSLVSRFKGTLLGALVGEKIASSSRNNSQGAGTSQVISLHWSDLVIVGGESLISLGRFDTEDWRKRQEQELKNLENSYGAILATLPIALFFHENTIKLRHNLLLAADCHHDPIVRDGILAVGYAIAKSLTETLTPATLISQTISFVGETPTSLPEKLLQINHLLESSAGLERAQAEVSKEEKLSYGIALAFYCFLSTIEDFRLSVLRAIQINNCSKTVGAITGALSGVYNSAVGIPVTWQVMLLQAKSEQGMTGSSRMIKLAEALVAVWSGVCDLAPHPDEVTEEGSAIAPRLGYLQATAAPRVIRSR, from the coding sequence ATGCGCTACTCTCTTGTAAGTCGGTTTAAAGGCACTTTACTCGGCGCACTTGTTGGGGAAAAGATCGCTTCTAGTAGTAGAAATAACTCACAGGGTGCAGGGACGTCGCAAGTCATATCTTTGCACTGGAGTGATTTGGTTATTGTGGGTGGTGAAAGTTTAATTTCTTTGGGTAGATTTGATACAGAAGATTGGCGCAAACGCCAAGAACAAGAACTTAAAAACTTAGAAAATAGCTATGGGGCTATTCTTGCCACATTGCCTATAGCGCTATTTTTTCACGAAAATACGATTAAACTACGACACAACTTGCTGCTTGCGGCGGATTGCCATCATGACCCAATTGTGCGGGATGGAATCTTGGCAGTGGGCTATGCGATCGCGAAATCCCTCACCGAAACACTCACTCCAGCAACCCTCATTTCTCAGACTATCTCCTTTGTTGGGGAAACACCGACAAGCTTGCCAGAAAAATTATTACAAATTAATCATTTGTTAGAATCCAGCGCAGGGTTAGAAAGGGCACAAGCTGAAGTCAGTAAGGAAGAAAAGTTAAGTTATGGTATTGCTCTGGCTTTTTACTGCTTCCTTAGTACGATAGAAGACTTTCGGCTTTCAGTTTTGCGGGCTATTCAAATTAATAATTGTTCAAAAACTGTAGGTGCTATTACTGGTGCTTTATCAGGAGTATACAATAGTGCGGTCGGTATTCCCGTAACTTGGCAGGTTATGCTTTTGCAAGCAAAATCAGAACAAGGGATGACTGGCTCTTCGAGAATGATAAAATTAGCTGAAGCACTTGTGGCTGTATGGTCAGGAGTGTGTGACCTTGCTCCACATCCAGATGAAGTCACCGAAGAAGGAAGTGCGATTGCACCGCGTCTGGGATACTTGCAGGCAACAGCAGCTCCTCGCGTCATTCGGTCACGCTAA